A genomic region of Papaver somniferum cultivar HN1 chromosome 7, ASM357369v1, whole genome shotgun sequence contains the following coding sequences:
- the LOC113298101 gene encoding uncharacterized protein At3g27210-like, with the protein MGSVVSVHKDQETSRIMKYQLPENSSEANDKNLLISSSALDFKSRNFGSKEENFFDSQAWLESDCDDDFRSVNGEFTPSRNSASDPQSNSIGTKELSAESSPTDRKKRLSELLKENLGGDVDVSRLDKQNTSDGKVESAQANLEHIATPRTPRRSPYMFGLNSLCSSEKSPRHPKPEREKSAASSVQCCLPSYLMTSRSFNERKKRLSPERNGLAA; encoded by the exons ATGGGTTCCGTAGTTTCAGTCCATAAAGATCAAGAAACATCAAGAATCATGAAATACCAATTACCAGAGAATTCTTCTGAAGCCAATGATAAGAATCTGTTAATTTCATCATCAGCCTTGGATTTCAAGTCTCGGAACTTCG GCAGTAAAGAAGAGAATTTCTTTGATTCTCAAGCTTGGTTAGAATCAGATTGTGATGATGATTTCCGCAGTGTCAATGGAG AGTTTACACCATCTCGCAACAGCGCTTCTGACCCTCAGAGCAATTCTATTGGAACTAAGGAACTCAGCGCTGAATCATCCCCAACTGACAGGAAAAAGAGACTGTCTGAACTACTAAAAGAGAATCTTGGGGGTGATGTCGATGTTTCTAGATTAGATAAACAAAATACTTCCGACGGCAAGGTAGAGTCTGCACAAGCCAATCTTGAACATATCGCTACTCCAAGAACTCCCAGGAGATCTCCCTACATGTTTGGACTAAATTCTTTATGCAGTAGCGAAAAAAGTCCTAGACATCCCAAACCCGAGAGAGAGAAATCCGCTGCCAGTTCTGTACAATGTTGTCTGCCAAGTTATTTGATGACTAGCCGTAGCTTTAACGAAAGAAAAAAGAGGTTGAGCCCTGAAAGAAATGGTCTAGCCGCGTAG